From a single Bradyrhizobium sediminis genomic region:
- a CDS encoding MATE family efflux transporter yields MTSLDEIRRAPVATAASGHHLAVELTETLKLAVPIALTQLGQIAMMTTDLALIGRLGDEAVAAAALASSVFFITFTFGMGLVSAVAPLAAQAFGARNPRMVRRSLRVGLWAALLISLPLMALPLYGEQILLTLGQAPATARRAQEYLLGLAWGIAPALWFLAIRGFMGAVNRPEPGLWITLAAIPANAVLVYLLIHGEWGLPRLGLFGAGLATTMISFGMFLAGLWFAHGRRPFRKYHVLGRIWRVDWLLMRQLVVIGAPISIAFLLEYGLFAAAALLMGLISTTALAAHQIALQVTAILFMVPFGIGIAATVRVGHAVGRGDAPAVKRAGLVATTLGIVLVSSLTLAVILARFAIARFFLGEGTESGGVVIELTAVLLMVGATFFVADGIQTVAAGALRGMNDTRIPLLFAAISYWLIGFSAAYGLAFWTGLGAVGVWIGLSCGTALYALLLVLRFRRLAGHLERARMVAVN; encoded by the coding sequence ATGACATCCCTCGATGAAATCCGGCGAGCGCCGGTCGCCACGGCAGCTTCCGGCCATCACCTCGCCGTCGAACTGACCGAGACGCTGAAGCTGGCGGTTCCGATCGCGCTGACGCAGCTCGGGCAGATCGCGATGATGACGACCGATCTGGCCCTGATCGGACGCCTCGGCGACGAGGCGGTGGCCGCCGCGGCGCTGGCAAGTTCGGTGTTCTTCATCACCTTCACCTTCGGCATGGGGCTGGTGTCCGCGGTGGCACCGTTGGCCGCGCAGGCGTTCGGCGCCCGCAATCCGCGGATGGTGCGGCGATCGCTTCGCGTCGGGCTTTGGGCGGCGCTGCTGATTTCCCTGCCGTTGATGGCCCTGCCGCTCTACGGCGAGCAGATCCTGTTGACCCTGGGTCAGGCGCCGGCGACCGCGCGGCGCGCGCAGGAATATCTGCTGGGCCTCGCCTGGGGCATTGCGCCGGCGCTGTGGTTCCTGGCGATCCGCGGCTTCATGGGCGCGGTCAACCGTCCGGAGCCGGGACTGTGGATCACGCTGGCGGCGATCCCCGCCAATGCCGTGCTGGTCTATCTCCTGATCCATGGCGAATGGGGACTGCCGCGGCTGGGATTGTTCGGCGCCGGGCTTGCCACCACGATGATCAGTTTCGGCATGTTTCTGGCCGGCCTCTGGTTCGCGCATGGCCGCCGGCCGTTCAGGAAATATCACGTGCTGGGCCGGATCTGGCGCGTCGACTGGCTGCTGATGCGGCAGCTGGTCGTGATCGGCGCGCCGATCTCGATCGCGTTCCTGCTGGAGTATGGCCTGTTCGCCGCCGCGGCGCTGCTGATGGGCCTGATCAGCACCACCGCGCTGGCGGCGCATCAGATCGCGCTGCAGGTCACCGCCATCCTGTTCATGGTGCCGTTCGGCATCGGAATAGCGGCGACCGTGCGGGTCGGGCATGCCGTCGGCCGCGGCGACGCGCCGGCGGTCAAGCGGGCGGGCCTGGTCGCGACCACGCTCGGCATCGTCCTGGTATCCAGCCTGACGCTGGCCGTGATCCTCGCCCGGTTCGCGATCGCGCGATTCTTTCTCGGCGAGGGGACGGAAAGCGGGGGTGTCGTGATCGAGCTCACCGCTGTTCTGCTGATGGTCGGCGCGACATTCTTCGTCGCCGACGGCATCCAGACCGTCGCGGCGGGCGCGCTGCGCGGCATGAACGACACGCGGATCCCGCTGTTGTTTGCCGCGATCAGCTACTGGCTGATCGGATTCAGCGCCGCCTACGGGCTCGCCTTCTGGACCGGGCTCGGCGCGGTCGGCGTCTGGATCGGGCTGTCCTGCGGCACCGCGCTCTATGCCCTGCTTCTGGTCTTGCGTTTCCGGCGGCTTGCGGGGCATCTGGAACGCGCAAGAATGGTTGCCGTGAATTGA
- the recF gene encoding DNA replication/repair protein RecF (All proteins in this family for which functions are known are DNA-binding proteins that assist the filamentation of RecA onto DNA for the initiation of recombination or recombinational repair.): MTASRIRRLSLTHFRNYRAASLETRGDMVVLVGPNGAGKTNCIEAISFLSPGRGLRRATLDDVADIQGDGSWAVSAEVEGALGLATLGTGIDPPGSEGAATSRRCRIDREPVGSATAFGDHLRMVWLTPSMDGLFLGAASERRRFFDRLVLAIDSEHSSRVSALDRSLRSRNRLLEVRNYDDHWCDAIERETAELAVAVAAMRGQTVTRLAAMLRARGEASAFPSAQIMLDGWMENALVSEPATSVEDRYREILRASRARDAAAGRTLDGPHLTDLQVIYAPKSMPARDASTGEQKALLIGLVLAHASLVAEMTGITPLLLLDEVVAHLDPGRRKSLFDELAKLGAQVWMTGADPAAFADIGPSGEIFDVDSGRIARRA, encoded by the coding sequence ATGACCGCCTCCCGCATCCGCCGCCTCAGCCTGACGCATTTCCGCAACTATCGCGCGGCGAGCCTTGAGACGCGCGGCGACATGGTGGTGCTGGTCGGTCCCAACGGCGCCGGCAAGACCAACTGCATCGAGGCGATCTCGTTTCTGTCACCCGGCCGCGGCCTGCGCCGCGCCACGCTCGACGATGTCGCCGATATCCAGGGCGACGGCTCCTGGGCGGTGTCTGCCGAGGTCGAGGGCGCGCTCGGGCTGGCGACGCTCGGCACCGGCATCGACCCGCCCGGCAGCGAGGGTGCGGCCACCAGCCGGCGCTGCCGGATCGACCGCGAGCCGGTCGGCTCGGCCACCGCCTTCGGCGACCATCTGCGCATGGTGTGGCTGACGCCCTCGATGGACGGACTGTTTCTCGGGGCAGCTTCGGAACGGCGGCGGTTCTTCGACCGCCTCGTGCTGGCGATCGACTCCGAGCATTCGAGCCGGGTATCGGCGCTCGACCGTTCCTTGCGCTCGCGCAACCGGCTCTTGGAAGTGCGCAATTACGACGACCACTGGTGCGACGCGATCGAGCGCGAAACCGCGGAACTCGCCGTCGCGGTGGCGGCGATGCGCGGCCAGACCGTGACGCGGCTGGCGGCGATGCTGCGCGCCCGCGGCGAGGCCTCCGCGTTCCCGTCCGCGCAGATCATGCTCGACGGCTGGATGGAAAACGCGCTGGTCAGCGAGCCCGCGACCTCGGTGGAAGACCGCTACCGCGAGATCCTGCGCGCCAGCCGCGCCCGTGACGCCGCCGCCGGCCGCACCCTCGACGGACCGCACCTCACCGATCTGCAGGTGATCTACGCGCCGAAGAGCATGCCGGCGCGCGACGCCTCGACCGGCGAGCAGAAGGCGCTGCTGATCGGGCTGGTGCTGGCGCATGCCAGTCTGGTCGCCGAGATGACCGGCATCACGCCGCTGTTGCTGCTCGACGAGGTCGTGGCGCATCTCGATCCCGGCCGCCGCAAGTCGCTGTTCGACGAACTGGCGAAACTCGGCGCGCAGGTCTGGATGACCGGCGCCGACCCCGCGGCCTTCGCCGACATCGGTCCGTCCGGCGAGATTTTCGACGTCGATTCCGGCCGGATCGCGCGCCGGGCCTGA
- the murA gene encoding UDP-N-acetylglucosamine 1-carboxyvinyltransferase produces the protein MPPLQYIVEGGHRLAGTIAPAGNKNAALPIIAAALLTEHPVTLENVPRIRDTETLVELIRSVGASAEWRERNTLAIHARSIRAADLDPELCARIRASILLAGPLLARCGEVMLPPPGGDVIGRRRLDTHLLAFEQLGATVTATHRLEFRATRLKGADVFLDEPSVTATENALIAAVGAHGTTYLRNAASEPHVQDLAHFLVALGAQIEGIGTNTIIVHGPATLGGATYSIQPDHIEVGSLIGLAAVTRSPLRIARAGVEHLRSIRMGFERLGIVCGVEGDDLVVPSGQTMKIHDDFGGHVPKLEDQPWPAFPADLMSIAIVTATQCDGVILMFEKMFESRMFFVDKLIAMGGRIVLCDPHRAIVAGPSRLRGALMTSPDIRAGMAMLLAAVCAEGVSTINNADQIERGYERIDERLNALGAKITRVPERARDT, from the coding sequence GTGCCACCCCTTCAATACATCGTTGAAGGCGGCCACCGGCTGGCGGGCACCATTGCGCCCGCCGGCAACAAGAATGCCGCGCTGCCGATCATCGCCGCGGCATTGCTGACCGAGCACCCGGTCACGCTCGAGAACGTCCCCCGCATTCGCGACACCGAGACGCTGGTGGAGCTGATCCGCTCGGTCGGCGCGTCCGCCGAATGGCGGGAGCGCAATACGCTGGCGATCCATGCCAGGAGCATCCGCGCTGCAGACCTCGACCCGGAACTATGCGCGCGAATCCGTGCCTCGATCCTGCTGGCGGGGCCGCTGCTGGCCCGCTGCGGCGAGGTCATGCTGCCGCCGCCCGGCGGAGACGTCATCGGCCGGCGGCGCCTCGATACCCATCTTCTGGCCTTCGAGCAGCTCGGCGCCACGGTTACCGCGACCCACCGGCTGGAATTCCGCGCCACCCGCCTGAAGGGCGCGGATGTCTTTCTCGACGAGCCCAGCGTAACGGCCACCGAGAACGCGCTGATCGCCGCTGTCGGCGCTCATGGCACCACCTACCTGCGCAACGCCGCTTCCGAGCCGCATGTGCAGGACCTCGCGCATTTCCTGGTCGCGCTCGGCGCGCAGATCGAAGGCATCGGCACCAACACCATCATCGTCCACGGACCGGCGACGCTCGGCGGCGCCACCTATTCGATCCAGCCAGATCACATCGAGGTCGGCTCGCTGATCGGCCTGGCCGCTGTGACCCGCTCGCCGCTGCGCATCGCGCGGGCCGGCGTCGAGCACCTGCGTTCGATCCGGATGGGCTTCGAGCGGCTCGGCATCGTCTGCGGCGTCGAGGGCGACGATCTCGTGGTGCCGTCCGGACAGACCATGAAGATCCACGATGATTTCGGCGGTCACGTTCCGAAGCTCGAGGATCAGCCGTGGCCGGCTTTCCCGGCGGACCTGATGTCGATCGCCATCGTCACCGCCACCCAGTGCGACGGCGTGATCCTGATGTTCGAGAAGATGTTCGAATCGCGGATGTTTTTCGTCGACAAGCTGATTGCGATGGGCGGGCGCATCGTGCTGTGCGACCCGCACCGGGCGATCGTGGCGGGGCCGAGCCGGCTGCGCGGCGCGCTGATGACCTCGCCGGACATCCGCGCCGGCATGGCGATGCTGCTGGCCGCGGTATGCGCCGAGGGCGTCAGCACCATCAACAACGCCGACCAGATCGAGCGCGGCTATGAACGCATCGACGAACGCCTCAACGCGCTCGGCGCCAAAATCACGCGGGTGCCGGAGCGGGCGCGCGACACCTGA
- a CDS encoding 2-hydroxychromene-2-carboxylate isomerase, whose protein sequence is MTLSVDLFFSFRSPYSYLALPKTRKMVADYDVTVNLRPVYPLAVRVPGFFKRANPQFARYVVLDSSRVARHENIPFRFPRPDPIVQDMATLDVAENQPYIHRLTRLGAAAQLEGRSLEFTDAISRVLWDGTVSGWNEGDHLARAAGAAGFDLAAMEAAVTADPDRFEQVISGNEQAHAASGHWGVPTFAFENEPFFGQDRIDLLIWRMESKGLTRRS, encoded by the coding sequence GTGACATTATCAGTCGATCTGTTCTTTTCGTTTCGCAGTCCCTACAGCTACCTCGCGCTGCCGAAGACGCGGAAGATGGTCGCCGATTACGACGTCACGGTGAACCTGCGCCCGGTCTATCCGCTGGCGGTGCGCGTTCCCGGCTTCTTCAAGCGCGCCAATCCGCAATTCGCCCGTTACGTGGTGCTGGATTCCAGCCGCGTCGCCAGGCACGAGAACATCCCGTTCCGCTTTCCCCGCCCCGACCCGATCGTGCAGGACATGGCGACGCTCGATGTCGCCGAGAACCAGCCCTACATCCACCGCCTGACGCGACTCGGCGCCGCGGCGCAACTCGAGGGCCGCTCGCTCGAATTCACCGATGCGATCAGCCGGGTACTGTGGGACGGCACGGTCAGCGGGTGGAACGAGGGCGATCACCTCGCCCGGGCCGCAGGCGCCGCGGGCTTCGACCTGGCCGCGATGGAGGCAGCTGTTACGGCCGATCCCGACCGCTTCGAGCAGGTGATATCGGGCAATGAACAGGCCCACGCCGCCTCCGGCCACTGGGGCGTGCCGACTTTCGCGTTCGAGAACGAGCCGTTCTTCGGACAGGACCGCATCGACCTCCTGATCTGGCGCATGGAAAGCAAGGGTCTGACCCGCCGCAGCTGA
- a CDS encoding DUF2867 domain-containing protein encodes MKVREVDPDVDPGALLPGAQFVDAYRIAVEDAALDARQAAERMLGRGPRWIDALLSLRNLIVAPFGLKTSAPNQSRTADIIGLFPVVSQTPDRLVAGFDDKHLDFRVVVDVAGSGASRNVTATTLVLTHNLLGRVYLATVLPFHRLVVRAMLRQVAV; translated from the coding sequence ATGAAAGTCCGCGAGGTCGATCCCGACGTTGATCCCGGCGCGTTGCTGCCGGGCGCGCAGTTCGTCGATGCCTACCGCATTGCGGTTGAGGATGCCGCGCTCGACGCGCGGCAAGCGGCGGAAAGAATGCTGGGGCGCGGGCCGCGCTGGATCGACGCCCTGCTGAGCCTGCGCAATCTCATCGTGGCGCCGTTCGGCCTGAAAACCTCGGCGCCGAACCAGAGCCGCACCGCCGACATCATCGGGCTGTTTCCGGTCGTGAGCCAGACGCCGGATCGCCTGGTTGCGGGCTTCGACGACAAGCACCTGGATTTCCGCGTCGTGGTCGATGTCGCAGGCTCCGGCGCCAGCCGGAATGTCACCGCGACCACTCTGGTGCTGACGCACAACCTGCTCGGCCGGGTCTATCTCGCGACCGTCCTGCCGTTTCACCGGCTCGTCGTCCGCGCCATGCTGCGGCAGGTTGCAGTCTGA
- the dnaA gene encoding chromosomal replication initiator protein DnaA codes for MTNTEQDRWSRVKGRLRSSVGEDVYTSWFARMDLEGVQDESVRLSVPTRFLKSWIQAHYAERVLTCWQAEMPEVHRIDLTVRTAMRCVAPVKEAASAPLDARRSERSDGRPAPELRATATAPVSASHDALGGSPLDPRLTFGSFVVGRSNTLAHAAARQVAEGRRGDSVMFNPLYIHAGVGLGKTHLLQAVTWAGNSGSERKVLYLTAEKFMYGFVAALKTQTALAFKEALRGIDVLVIDDLQFLQGKSTQAEFCHTLNALIDAGRQVVIAADRPPSDLESLDDRVRSRLAGGLVVEMGSLGEELRLGILKSRVAAARAHHASFDVPAPVLDYLARTITHNGRDLEGAINRLLAHSKLNAQPVTLEMAEREVRDLIRPQEPKRIKIEDIQRVVARQYNVSRSDLLSSRRTANVVRPRQVAMYLAKTLTLRSLPEIGRRFGGRDHTTVLHAVRKIEALVAKDVSLSEEVESLKRQLQE; via the coding sequence ATGACAAATACGGAACAAGATCGCTGGTCACGCGTGAAGGGTCGGCTGCGCTCGAGCGTGGGAGAAGACGTCTACACAAGCTGGTTTGCGCGCATGGACCTGGAAGGCGTGCAGGATGAAAGCGTCCGGCTTTCGGTGCCGACGCGGTTTCTCAAGAGCTGGATCCAGGCCCATTACGCCGAACGCGTTCTCACCTGCTGGCAGGCCGAGATGCCGGAGGTGCACCGGATCGATCTCACCGTGCGCACCGCGATGCGCTGCGTGGCGCCCGTCAAGGAGGCCGCTTCCGCCCCGCTCGACGCGCGCCGTTCCGAGCGGTCCGACGGCCGTCCCGCGCCCGAATTGCGCGCCACCGCGACCGCGCCGGTATCAGCCAGCCATGACGCCCTCGGCGGCTCGCCGCTCGATCCACGCCTGACCTTCGGAAGCTTTGTCGTCGGCCGCTCCAACACGCTGGCGCATGCGGCGGCGCGTCAGGTTGCGGAGGGACGGCGCGGCGACAGCGTGATGTTCAACCCGCTCTACATCCATGCCGGCGTCGGGCTCGGCAAGACCCATCTGCTGCAGGCGGTGACATGGGCCGGCAATTCCGGCAGCGAGCGCAAGGTGCTCTATCTCACCGCTGAGAAGTTCATGTACGGCTTCGTCGCGGCGCTGAAAACGCAGACTGCGCTGGCATTCAAGGAAGCCCTGCGCGGCATCGACGTGCTGGTGATCGACGATCTGCAGTTCCTGCAGGGCAAATCGACCCAGGCCGAATTCTGTCACACCCTGAACGCGCTGATCGATGCCGGCCGCCAGGTCGTGATCGCGGCGGACCGTCCGCCGTCGGATCTCGAGAGCCTCGACGACCGCGTGCGCTCGCGCCTGGCCGGCGGTCTCGTCGTCGAGATGGGCTCGCTCGGCGAGGAACTGCGGCTCGGAATCCTCAAATCGCGCGTCGCCGCCGCCCGCGCGCATCATGCGAGCTTCGACGTGCCGGCGCCGGTGCTGGACTATCTCGCGCGCACCATTACCCATAACGGCCGCGACCTCGAGGGCGCCATCAACCGCCTGCTGGCACACAGCAAGCTCAACGCCCAGCCGGTGACCCTGGAAATGGCCGAGCGCGAGGTGCGCGACCTGATCCGGCCGCAGGAGCCCAAGCGCATCAAGATCGAGGACATCCAGCGGGTAGTGGCCCGGCAATACAATGTCAGCCGCTCCGACCTGTTGTCTTCGCGGCGTACCGCGAATGTGGTCCGCCCGCGCCAGGTCGCGATGTATCTGGCGAAAACCCTGACGCTGCGCTCGCTGCCCGAAATCGGCCGCCGCTTCGGCGGACGCGACCACACCACGGTGCTGCATGCCGTTCGCAAGATCGAGGCCCTGGTCGCCAAGGACGTGTCGCTCTCCGAAGAGGTGGAATCGCTGAAGCGTCAATTGCAGGAGTAG
- the gyrB gene encoding DNA topoisomerase (ATP-hydrolyzing) subunit B, whose product MTEPARQSIADTEHSVPIEYGAESIRVLKGLDAVRKRPGMYIGDTDDGSGLHHMVYEVVDNAIDEALAGHATAVEVVLNADGSVTVRDDGRGIPVDIHKGEGISAAEVIMTQLHAGGKFDQNSYKVSGGLHGVGVSVVNALSEKLQLRVWRDGKEHFIEFAHGDAVAPLKVVGDAHGKRGTEVTFLASKETFTNVEYDFATLEHRLRELAFLNSGVNIVLSDMRHAVEKREEMRYDGGVIEFVKYLDRNKKPMVPAPIMINADMNGIGVEAALWWNDSYHENVLCFTNNIPQRDGGTHLAGFRGALTRQVNGYADAIAKREKIALTGDDCREGLTAVLSVKVPDPKFSSQTKDKLVSSEVRPVVENVLNEALAAWFEEHPAEAKTIVGKVVEAAAAREAARKARELTRRKGALDVASLPGKLADCQEKDPAKSELFIVEGDSAGGSAKMGRNREFQAVLPLRGKILNVERARFDKMLGSEQIGTLITALGTGIGRDDFDLSKLRYHKIILMTDADVDGAHIRTLLLTFFFRQMPALIEGGYLYIAQPPLYKVTRGKSEQYLKDERALEDYLIETGLDDCVFKLASGEDRKGRDLLALVEDARVIRATLHNLHSRYNRKVIEQAAIAGVLSPKVTGDIATANAAADYIARRLDALADEVERGWAGRFVEGQGFQFERTVRGVKDVAMIDDALLGSADARKLDDYAAKLQEAYPKPGLLRRKDTETAIHGPVSLFEAVTDAGRKGVALQRYKGLGEMNPSQLWETTLDTNERSLLQVKIKEVDEADDIFTKLMGDVVEPRREFIQDNSLSANVDV is encoded by the coding sequence ATGACAGAACCTGCCCGGCAATCGATCGCCGACACTGAGCATTCCGTTCCCATCGAATACGGTGCGGAATCGATCCGGGTATTGAAGGGCCTCGACGCCGTGCGCAAGCGGCCGGGCATGTATATCGGCGACACCGACGACGGTTCCGGCCTGCACCACATGGTCTACGAAGTCGTCGACAACGCCATCGACGAAGCGCTCGCCGGCCACGCCACCGCGGTGGAAGTCGTACTCAACGCCGACGGTTCCGTCACCGTGCGCGACGACGGCCGCGGCATTCCCGTCGACATCCACAAGGGCGAAGGCATTTCCGCGGCCGAGGTCATCATGACCCAGCTGCATGCCGGCGGAAAATTCGACCAGAATTCCTACAAGGTTTCCGGCGGTCTGCACGGCGTCGGCGTCTCCGTCGTCAACGCGCTGTCGGAGAAGCTGCAGCTGCGGGTCTGGCGCGACGGCAAGGAGCACTTCATCGAGTTCGCCCACGGCGATGCGGTGGCGCCGCTGAAGGTGGTCGGCGACGCCCACGGCAAGCGCGGCACCGAGGTGACCTTCCTCGCCTCCAAGGAGACCTTCACCAACGTCGAATACGACTTCGCGACGCTGGAGCACCGGCTGCGCGAACTGGCGTTCCTGAATTCCGGCGTCAACATCGTGCTGTCCGACATGCGCCACGCGGTCGAGAAGCGCGAGGAGATGCGCTACGACGGCGGCGTCATCGAGTTCGTGAAATATCTCGACCGCAACAAGAAGCCGATGGTGCCGGCACCGATCATGATCAATGCCGACATGAACGGCATCGGCGTCGAGGCGGCGCTGTGGTGGAACGACAGCTATCATGAGAACGTGCTGTGCTTCACCAACAACATCCCGCAGCGCGACGGCGGCACCCATCTGGCCGGTTTCCGCGGCGCGCTGACGCGCCAGGTCAACGGCTATGCCGACGCCATCGCCAAGCGCGAAAAGATCGCGCTGACCGGCGACGACTGCCGCGAGGGCCTGACCGCGGTGCTCTCGGTGAAGGTGCCCGATCCGAAATTCTCCTCGCAGACCAAGGACAAGCTGGTGTCCTCGGAAGTGCGCCCCGTTGTCGAAAACGTGCTCAACGAGGCGCTGGCCGCCTGGTTCGAGGAACATCCCGCGGAAGCCAAGACCATCGTCGGCAAGGTGGTGGAAGCCGCCGCCGCCCGCGAGGCCGCGCGCAAGGCCCGCGAGCTGACCCGGCGCAAGGGCGCGCTCGATGTCGCCTCGCTGCCCGGCAAGCTCGCCGACTGCCAGGAAAAGGACCCCGCCAAATCGGAACTGTTCATCGTCGAGGGCGACTCGGCCGGCGGCAGCGCCAAGATGGGCCGCAACCGCGAATTCCAGGCGGTGCTGCCGCTGCGCGGCAAGATCCTGAACGTCGAGCGCGCGCGCTTCGACAAGATGCTGGGTTCCGAGCAGATCGGCACGCTGATCACCGCGCTCGGCACCGGCATCGGCCGCGACGATTTCGATCTCTCCAAGCTGCGCTATCACAAGATCATCCTGATGACCGACGCCGACGTCGACGGCGCGCACATCCGGACCCTGCTGCTGACCTTCTTCTTCCGCCAGATGCCGGCGCTGATCGAGGGCGGCTACCTCTATATCGCGCAGCCGCCGCTCTACAAGGTGACGCGCGGCAAGTCCGAGCAGTACCTCAAGGACGAGCGCGCGCTGGAAGATTACCTGATCGAAACCGGCCTTGACGACTGCGTCTTCAAGCTGGCGTCGGGCGAAGACCGCAAGGGCCGCGACCTGCTGGCGCTGGTGGAGGATGCCCGCGTCATCCGCGCCACGCTGCACAATCTGCACAGCCGCTATAACCGCAAGGTGATCGAGCAGGCGGCGATCGCCGGGGTGCTGAGCCCGAAGGTCACCGGCGACATCGCCACCGCCAACGCCGCTGCGGACTATATCGCGCGGCGGCTCGATGCGCTGGCCGACGAGGTCGAGCGCGGCTGGGCCGGGCGCTTCGTCGAAGGCCAGGGTTTCCAGTTCGAGCGCACCGTGCGCGGCGTCAAGGACGTCGCCATGATCGACGACGCGCTGCTCGGCTCGGCTGACGCACGCAAGCTCGACGATTACGCCGCCAAGCTGCAGGAAGCCTATCCGAAGCCGGGCCTGCTGCGCCGCAAGGACACCGAGACCGCGATCCACGGGCCGGTCAGCCTGTTCGAGGCGGTGACCGACGCCGGCCGCAAGGGCGTGGCGCTGCAGCGCTACAAAGGCCTCGGCGAGATGAACCCGAGCCAGCTCTGGGAAACCACGCTCGACACCAACGAACGCTCGCTGCTGCAGGTCAAGATCAAGGAGGTCGACGAGGCCGACGACATCTTCACCAAGCTGATGGGCGACGTCGTCGAGCCGCGCCGCGAATTCATCCAGGACAATTCACTCAGCGCCAATGTCGACGTGTGA
- the dnaN gene encoding DNA polymerase III subunit beta, translated as MKVTVERAQLLKSLGHVHRVVERRNTIPILGNVLVRAESGRLSLKATDLDLEVTETLPAETATGGSTTVPAHMFYDIVRKLPDGAQIVLEGDGDRSMLAIRAGRSRFTLQTLPENDFPDLAAGEMTHSFTLAAADVKRLIDRTQFAISTEETRYYLNGIYLHTAGSAKAATLRAVATDGHRLAQIDLPLPKGADGMPGVIIPRKTVGEVQRLIEDNEAEVGIELSPGKIRFTIGNVVLTSKLIDGTFPDYGRVIPQNNDKELIVDKKDFEAAVDRVSTISSERGRAVKLALSAGKLVLSVTNPDSGSATEELEVEYASDALDIGFNSRYLLDIAAQIEGEVAVLKLADPGSPTLVQDKDSKGALYVLMPMRV; from the coding sequence ATGAAGGTTACCGTCGAGCGCGCGCAACTCCTGAAATCGCTGGGCCACGTCCATCGCGTGGTCGAGCGCCGCAACACCATTCCGATCCTGGGCAACGTGCTGGTCCGCGCCGAAAGCGGGCGGCTGTCGCTGAAGGCCACCGACCTCGACCTCGAAGTCACCGAGACGCTTCCGGCAGAAACCGCGACCGGCGGCTCCACCACGGTGCCGGCGCACATGTTCTACGACATCGTGCGCAAACTGCCCGACGGCGCCCAGATCGTGCTGGAAGGCGACGGCGACCGCTCGATGCTGGCGATCCGCGCCGGCCGCTCGCGCTTCACGCTGCAGACCCTGCCCGAAAACGATTTTCCGGATCTCGCCGCCGGCGAGATGACGCATTCGTTCACGCTGGCCGCCGCCGACGTGAAGCGGCTGATCGACCGCACGCAGTTTGCGATCTCGACCGAGGAGACCCGCTACTATCTCAATGGCATCTATCTGCACACCGCCGGCAGCGCCAAGGCCGCGACCTTGCGCGCGGTCGCGACCGACGGGCATCGGCTGGCGCAGATCGATCTGCCGCTGCCCAAGGGGGCGGACGGCATGCCCGGGGTGATCATACCGCGCAAGACCGTGGGCGAAGTGCAGCGGCTGATCGAGGACAACGAGGCCGAGGTCGGGATCGAACTGTCGCCGGGCAAGATCCGCTTCACCATCGGCAATGTGGTGCTGACCTCGAAACTGATCGACGGCACCTTTCCGGACTACGGCCGCGTCATTCCGCAGAACAACGACAAGGAGCTGATCGTCGACAAGAAGGATTTCGAAGCCGCGGTTGATCGCGTCTCGACGATTTCGAGCGAGCGCGGCCGCGCGGTGAAACTGGCGCTGTCCGCGGGCAAGCTGGTGCTGTCGGTGACCAATCCGGATTCCGGAAGTGCGACCGAAGAGCTCGAGGTCGAATACGCCTCCGACGCGCTCGATATCGGTTTCAATTCGCGCTATCTGCTGGATATCGCCGCCCAGATCGAGGGCGAGGTCGCGGTGCTGAAACTGGCCGATCCCGGTTCGCCGACGCTGGTGCAGGACAAGGATTCCAAGGGCGCGCTCTACGTGCTGATGCCGATGCGGGTGTAG
- a CDS encoding endonuclease domain-containing protein — MPQTPHHRPTAKRIRNFARKMRREPTDAEAAMWRLLRDRRFQFVKFRRQAPFQSFILDFVCFEKRIVIEIDGGQHADSERDTTREAVLMTEGFRIARYWNNDVLQRPSSVLEDILAKLAEL, encoded by the coding sequence GTGCCGCAGACACCACACCACCGACCGACCGCCAAGCGTATCCGCAATTTCGCAAGGAAGATGCGCCGCGAACCCACCGACGCGGAAGCGGCTATGTGGCGATTGCTCCGGGATCGCCGGTTTCAGTTCGTCAAATTTCGCCGGCAAGCCCCCTTTCAGAGCTTTATTCTCGACTTCGTGTGCTTCGAAAAGAGAATCGTCATCGAGATTGACGGCGGGCAGCACGCCGACTCCGAGCGTGACACGACGAGAGAAGCCGTCCTGATGACCGAAGGTTTCAGAATCGCGCGCTACTGGAATAACGACGTGCTGCAGCGACCGTCATCAGTATTGGAGGATATTCTCGCGAAGCTCGCCGAGCTGTAA